The Streptomyces sp. Mut1 genome window below encodes:
- a CDS encoding RICIN domain-containing protein, with product MLSLRRPPRPAPHLSPTTTGRLTRWTARAVAPVLAALLGLSLTPASAAPVPASPATTAALVQANGTPLGSGTGLYPRAIRLEHSGAANGRVLASVVTFDGGNGVGAVHESTDAGATFQRVGSVTDPESAGGQGLCCSTLFELPRQVGALPPGTLLWAASSGQDEPDRRMALRVWRSDDVGRTWSYLSTCATANGTGGLWEPEFSVAADGALVCHYADETDPAHNQKLAAARSYDGVTWQDRRDTVASGWEPDRPGMPMVRRLPNGTYVMSYEICNPGGQYQCVVHYRTSPDGWDWGDPASLGFRPETVDGKYFRAAPTLAWAPAPAGGPNGRLLLTGQQLLNRDGTPAADSGRTILANTENGTGPWYEIEAPVRVGAPTATYCPNYSSPLLPSADGRTVLEIATDWDGDVCRPYVATGPVTGSGDAAGVVDAARYRLVNANSGHCLDVAADSRDAGGNVQQWTCNGLGPQEWTLRARGGGDFTLTGVNSGYCVDVENGSAAPGANVRQWYCNAQPAQDWRLENAGRGYYRVVVESSGQCLDVSEGSRTAGANVQQWTCNGQQPQLWQLERV from the coding sequence GTGCTCTCCTTGCGCCGACCACCCCGCCCCGCACCCCACCTCTCCCCCACGACGACGGGCCGGCTCACCCGCTGGACGGCACGTGCCGTGGCGCCCGTCCTGGCCGCGCTGCTGGGCCTGTCGCTCACACCGGCCTCCGCCGCGCCCGTGCCCGCGTCCCCCGCCACGACCGCCGCCCTCGTCCAGGCCAACGGCACTCCCCTGGGCAGCGGGACCGGCCTCTACCCCCGGGCCATCCGGCTCGAACACAGCGGCGCCGCCAACGGCCGGGTACTCGCGAGCGTCGTGACCTTCGACGGCGGCAACGGCGTCGGCGCCGTCCACGAGAGCACCGACGCCGGAGCCACCTTCCAGCGGGTGGGCAGCGTCACCGACCCGGAGTCGGCCGGCGGGCAGGGCCTGTGCTGCTCCACCCTGTTCGAACTGCCCCGGCAGGTGGGCGCCCTGCCGCCCGGCACGCTTCTGTGGGCGGCCTCCTCCGGGCAGGACGAGCCGGACCGGCGGATGGCCCTGCGCGTCTGGCGCAGCGACGACGTGGGCCGCACCTGGTCCTACCTCTCCACCTGCGCCACGGCGAACGGAACGGGCGGGCTGTGGGAGCCGGAGTTCTCGGTGGCCGCCGACGGGGCGCTCGTCTGCCACTACGCCGACGAGACCGACCCGGCGCACAACCAGAAGCTGGCCGCCGCCCGCAGCTACGACGGAGTCACCTGGCAGGACCGGCGCGACACGGTCGCCAGTGGCTGGGAGCCGGACCGGCCGGGCATGCCCATGGTGCGCCGGCTGCCGAACGGCACGTACGTCATGAGCTACGAGATCTGCAATCCGGGCGGCCAGTACCAGTGCGTCGTGCACTACCGGACCTCCCCGGACGGCTGGGACTGGGGCGATCCCGCCTCCCTCGGGTTCCGTCCGGAGACCGTGGACGGCAAGTACTTCCGCGCCGCGCCCACCCTCGCCTGGGCCCCCGCACCGGCCGGCGGACCGAACGGCCGGCTCCTGTTGACCGGCCAGCAGCTCCTCAACCGCGACGGCACGCCCGCCGCCGACAGCGGGCGCACGATCCTGGCCAACACCGAGAACGGCACCGGGCCCTGGTACGAGATCGAGGCCCCGGTGCGGGTCGGGGCCCCGACCGCGACCTACTGCCCGAACTACAGCTCCCCGCTCCTGCCGTCTGCGGACGGCCGGACCGTCCTGGAGATCGCGACGGACTGGGACGGCGATGTGTGCCGCCCGTACGTGGCCACGGGACCGGTCACCGGCAGCGGTGACGCGGCCGGTGTCGTGGACGCGGCGCGCTACCGGCTGGTGAACGCCAACAGCGGCCACTGCCTGGACGTGGCGGCCGACTCGCGGGACGCGGGCGGCAACGTACAGCAGTGGACCTGCAACGGCCTCGGTCCGCAGGAGTGGACACTGCGGGCGCGCGGCGGCGGGGACTTCACGCTCACCGGAGTCAACAGCGGCTACTGCGTGGATGTGGAGAACGGCTCCGCCGCCCCCGGCGCCAACGTCCGGCAGTGGTACTGCAACGCCCAGCCGGCCCAGGACTGGCGGCTGGAGAACGCGGGGCGGGGCTACTACCGCGTGGTGGTGGAGTCCTCGGGGCAGTGCCTGGACGTCTCCGAGGGCTCCCGTACCGCGGGCGCCAACGTCCAGCAGTGGACCTGCAACGGCCAACAGCCGCAGCTCTGGCAGCTCGAACGGGTCTGA
- a CDS encoding GntR family transcriptional regulator, with the protein MEPITRLISIDRSSPVPLYFQFAQQLQRLIEDGTLAPGARLENEISLADRFGLSRPTMRQAMQHLVDKGLLARKRGVGTQVVNSRVRRPVELTSLFEDLRRENRRPRSEVLSLRTAPAAGRVAAALRVEPGTDTVALRRLRYADDEPIALMENHLPANLLDLTEEDLAEHGLYALFRQAGIALRSAEQTIGARRATAAESRLLTESRGGTLLTMERTALDDRGRPVEFGSHLYRASRYSFEMTLTAS; encoded by the coding sequence ATGGAGCCGATCACCAGGCTGATCAGCATCGACCGAAGCAGCCCGGTGCCGCTGTACTTCCAGTTCGCGCAGCAGCTCCAACGCCTCATCGAGGACGGCACGCTGGCGCCGGGCGCCCGCCTGGAGAACGAGATCTCCCTCGCGGACCGGTTCGGCCTCTCCCGCCCGACGATGCGTCAGGCCATGCAGCACCTCGTGGACAAGGGGCTGCTGGCCCGCAAGCGCGGCGTGGGCACCCAGGTCGTCAACAGCCGGGTGCGCCGGCCGGTCGAGCTGACCAGCCTCTTCGAGGACCTGCGGCGCGAGAACCGCCGGCCGCGCAGCGAGGTCCTCTCCCTGCGGACCGCCCCCGCCGCCGGCCGGGTGGCCGCGGCCCTCCGGGTCGAACCCGGGACGGACACCGTGGCGCTGCGCAGGCTGCGGTACGCGGACGACGAGCCGATCGCGCTCATGGAGAACCACCTGCCGGCGAATCTGCTGGACCTCACCGAGGAGGACCTGGCCGAGCACGGGCTCTACGCCCTGTTCCGGCAGGCCGGCATCGCGCTGCGCTCCGCCGAGCAGACCATCGGGGCGCGCAGGGCCACGGCGGCGGAGTCCCGTCTGCTGACGGAGTCGCGCGGCGGCACTCTGCTCACCATGGAGCGCACGGCCCTGGACGACAGGGGCCGGCCGGTGGAATTCGGCTCCCACCTCTACCGGGCGTCCCGGTACTCCTTCGAGATGACGCTGACCGCTTCCTGA